TGTCGCTCCAACCAAGGATTTGCCGGGTTATCAATCTCTCATCAAATTCTACATCAGACAAGGATTGAGACTGGACCTGGAACGGCTCTGGGAATCCGAGGAAAGAACTAAGAAGCTGGAAGCTATTCTCACTGAATGTGGGCTGAAAGAAGAGCAGATGAGTAAAATCTGGGAAGCTCTTGGTAGCGAAAATCCGCGAAAGAAAACTGCTTAGAAGGTTTATTGCGGAATTCCCAATGTTAATGCGGTAACGCAACCCACTTATGAGCAAATCGTACTATAATGGAGTCTTGACTGAATCGAAAGCTCCAATTATTGAGCACGCAATAGCGGAGAGCAACCAATGAAATTCCTTGTTACCTTAGACCGGGACGAAGATGGAATGTGGATAACGGAATGTCCCTCGATTCCTGGATGTGTGAGCCAGGGAAAGACAAAGGACGAAGCCCTGGAAAATATCAAGGAGGCTATAAGCCTATGCCTTGAGGTCCGATCGGAAATGGGTCTACCCCTGACAGTCAATCACTGAACCGATCGATAAATATCCGGCAGAGGAAACAACTGATGAGTGAAAAGGAACTGCTGGAACGCATAACCGTCAACCCGAATATCTTTGGAGGGAAGCCCATAATTCGTGGTCGTCGACTGGCGGTAGAGCACATCTTGAGCATGCTTGCTGCGGGAGATACTATTGATACCATCCTCGAAGGCTACCCTTGGCTCGAACGCGAGGACGTTCTTGCTTGTCTCGTCTATGCCAGACCAGAAAATGCTTATCAGTGAA
The sequence above is a segment of the Desulfomonile tiedjei DSM 6799 genome. Coding sequences within it:
- a CDS encoding DUF433 domain-containing protein codes for the protein MSEKELLERITVNPNIFGGKPIIRGRRLAVEHILSMLAAGDTIDTILEGYPWLEREDVLACLVYARPENAYQ
- a CDS encoding type II toxin-antitoxin system HicB family antitoxin — protein: MKFLVTLDRDEDGMWITECPSIPGCVSQGKTKDEALENIKEAISLCLEVRSEMGLPLTVNH